A stretch of the Flavobacterium sp. 5 genome encodes the following:
- the miaB gene encoding tRNA (N6-isopentenyl adenosine(37)-C2)-methylthiotransferase MiaB, with product MEKIIEESKQGDSLVLEHKPENTKKLFIESYGCAMNFSDSEIVASILSDGGYNTTSVLEEADLVLVNTCSIRDKAEQTIRKRLEKYNAVKRINPKMKVGVLGCMAERLKEKFLDEEKIVDLVVGPDAYKDLPNLLSEVEDGRDAINVVLSKEETYGDISPVRLMSNGITALVSITRGCDNMCTFCVVPFTRGRERSREPQSIMNEIQDLWSKGFKEITLLGQNVDSYLWYGGGLKKDFVNATEMQQATAVDFDQLLEMVAVGFPKMRIRFSTSNPQDMHESILHVIAKYPNICKHIHLPVQSGSNRILKEMNRLHSREEYMALIDKIRSIIPDGAISQDMISGFPTETEEDHQDTLSLMEYVKYNFGYMYSYSERPGTLAGRKMKDDVPEETKARRLQEIVDLQQKHAWFRSEEFIGKTVEVLVEKVSKKSKEEFSGRNSQSITVVFPKEDYKIGDFVNVKITSCTSGTLKGEAVGYSEMN from the coding sequence ATGGAAAAGATAATTGAAGAAAGCAAACAAGGGGATAGCCTTGTACTAGAACATAAACCAGAGAATACTAAAAAACTTTTTATAGAGAGTTACGGCTGTGCGATGAATTTTTCGGATAGCGAAATTGTCGCTTCTATATTGTCTGATGGAGGATATAATACTACTTCGGTTTTGGAAGAAGCCGATTTGGTTTTGGTTAATACGTGTTCAATTCGCGATAAAGCTGAACAAACAATTCGCAAGCGTTTAGAGAAATATAATGCAGTGAAACGTATAAATCCGAAGATGAAAGTTGGAGTTTTGGGTTGTATGGCGGAACGTTTGAAAGAAAAATTTCTTGATGAAGAGAAAATCGTTGACCTTGTTGTTGGTCCTGATGCCTATAAAGATTTACCGAATTTATTAAGTGAAGTTGAAGATGGTCGCGATGCGATAAATGTTGTTTTGTCAAAAGAAGAAACTTACGGAGACATCTCCCCTGTTCGATTGATGAGCAACGGGATTACAGCTTTGGTTTCGATTACAAGAGGTTGCGATAATATGTGTACATTTTGTGTGGTTCCTTTTACCCGCGGTCGTGAACGCAGTCGTGAGCCACAAAGTATCATGAATGAAATTCAAGATTTATGGAGTAAAGGATTTAAGGAAATTACACTTTTAGGACAAAATGTTGATAGTTACTTGTGGTATGGCGGAGGATTAAAGAAAGACTTTGTTAATGCTACTGAAATGCAACAAGCAACAGCTGTAGATTTTGATCAATTACTTGAAATGGTAGCGGTTGGTTTCCCAAAAATGCGTATTCGTTTTTCGACTTCGAATCCGCAAGATATGCACGAAAGCATTTTGCATGTTATTGCAAAATATCCAAATATTTGCAAACATATTCACCTACCTGTTCAATCGGGAAGTAACAGAATCCTGAAAGAAATGAATCGTTTGCACAGCAGAGAAGAATACATGGCTTTGATTGATAAAATTCGCTCTATTATTCCTGATGGTGCTATTTCGCAAGATATGATTTCGGGATTCCCTACAGAGACTGAGGAAGATCATCAAGACACTTTGAGTTTGATGGAGTATGTAAAATATAACTTTGGTTATATGTACAGCTATTCGGAACGTCCAGGAACTTTGGCGGGAAGAAAAATGAAAGATGATGTTCCAGAAGAAACTAAAGCACGAAGATTGCAGGAAATTGTCGATTTGCAACAAAAACACGCTTGGTTTCGCTCTGAGGAATTTATTGGAAAGACCGTAGAAGTTTTGGTTGAGAAAGTTTCTAAAAAATCTAAAGAAGAGTTTTCAGGAAGAAATTCACAAAGTATTACAGTTGTTTTTCCAAAAGAGGATTATAAAATTGGAGATTTTGTTAATGTAAAAATTACAAGCTGCACCAGTGGAACTTTGAAAGGTGAAGCTGTTGGATATTCTGAAATGAATTAA
- a CDS encoding glycerol-3-phosphate dehydrogenase/oxidase, protein MNRIEQLKKLEEKQIWDIIIIGGGANGLGTAVDSASRGYKTLLLEAVDFAKGTSSRSTKLIHGGVRYLEQGNFALVIEALKERGLMMRNAKHLTKNESFIIPNYNWWGGIFYTLGLKFYDHLADKLSLGTSKYLSKEKTLSLLPSIKEKGLRSGVLYHDGQFDDSRLAINLAQTAIEKGACVLNHCKVTQLLKNDNNKIIGIVTIDEETQKQYTIKGKAVINATGVFTNAIMKLNDTDYKKYIVPSQGIHLVFDKSFLPGDHALMIPKTSDGRVLFAVPWHDKIVVGTTDTLVKKSELEPIALEEEIDFVLETAQRYLTKTPTRADVLSVFAGLRPLVAPENKGQSTKEVSRSHKIIVSETGLITITGGKWTTYRKIAEDIVDKTIEVHQLRKRKCKTKTLSIHGNRKNSIKDFENHLFVYGTDKISILQLQKSEPELKEKLHPNYDYTLAEVVWAIRNEMATTVEDVLARRVRLLFLDARASIECSNKVAHLLADELGHDEIWIQNQLANFKNVANGFLLKEFRVS, encoded by the coding sequence ATGAATAGAATAGAGCAACTAAAAAAACTCGAAGAAAAACAAATTTGGGACATCATCATCATTGGCGGAGGCGCTAATGGATTAGGAACTGCGGTCGATTCGGCTAGCAGAGGTTACAAAACACTACTTTTAGAAGCGGTCGATTTTGCGAAAGGTACTTCAAGCCGAAGTACCAAATTAATTCACGGAGGTGTTCGCTACTTAGAGCAAGGCAATTTTGCATTAGTTATAGAAGCCTTAAAAGAAAGAGGGTTAATGATGAGAAATGCAAAACACCTCACAAAAAACGAATCCTTCATTATTCCTAATTACAACTGGTGGGGAGGGATTTTCTATACTTTAGGATTAAAATTTTACGATCATTTAGCAGATAAATTAAGCCTTGGAACTTCAAAGTATTTATCCAAAGAAAAAACACTTTCATTACTTCCATCCATAAAAGAAAAAGGACTAAGAAGCGGAGTACTCTACCACGATGGACAATTTGACGACTCTCGATTGGCTATAAATTTGGCACAAACTGCAATAGAAAAAGGAGCTTGTGTACTCAATCATTGTAAGGTCACTCAACTCTTAAAAAATGATAATAACAAAATCATCGGAATCGTAACTATTGACGAGGAAACCCAAAAACAATACACTATAAAAGGCAAAGCGGTGATTAATGCAACTGGTGTTTTCACCAATGCGATTATGAAACTAAACGATACTGATTATAAAAAATATATTGTGCCAAGCCAAGGAATCCATTTAGTTTTTGATAAATCATTTTTACCGGGAGACCATGCTTTGATGATTCCAAAAACGAGTGATGGAAGAGTTCTTTTTGCAGTGCCTTGGCATGATAAAATTGTAGTGGGAACTACAGATACTTTAGTAAAGAAATCGGAATTGGAACCAATAGCACTGGAAGAAGAAATCGATTTTGTATTAGAAACAGCACAAAGATACTTAACTAAAACTCCAACGCGAGCTGACGTACTTTCGGTTTTTGCAGGATTGCGACCTCTTGTTGCGCCCGAAAATAAAGGACAAAGCACTAAAGAAGTTTCGAGAAGCCACAAAATAATTGTTTCTGAAACTGGATTAATCACCATCACGGGTGGAAAATGGACAACCTACCGCAAAATCGCAGAAGATATTGTAGACAAAACCATTGAAGTCCACCAATTACGCAAGCGCAAATGCAAAACCAAAACCTTATCTATTCACGGAAATAGAAAGAATAGTATTAAAGATTTTGAAAATCACTTGTTTGTTTACGGAACAGATAAAATAAGTATTCTACAACTTCAAAAAAGTGAACCCGAACTAAAAGAGAAACTTCATCCTAATTATGATTACACTTTAGCGGAGGTGGTTTGGGCAATTCGAAATGAAATGGCTACAACTGTTGAAGATGTTTTGGCGAGACGTGTTAGGTTGTTGTTTTTGGATGCAAGAGCTTCAATTGAATGTTCTAATAAAGTTGCTCACTTACTGGCTGATGAATTGGGACATGATGAAATTTGGATTCAAAATCAACTGGCAAATTTTAAGAATGTTGCCAATGGGTTTCTTTTGAAAGAATTTCGGGTTTCATAA
- the topA gene encoding type I DNA topoisomerase, whose product MAKNLVIVESPAKAKTIEKFLGSDYQVESSYGHIADLPSKEIGVDVENGFKPKYEVSADKKALVSKLKTLAKNADMVWLASDEDREGEAISWHLAEELKLKKEKTKRIVFHEITKTAILKAIDNPREIDYNLVNAQQARRVLDRLVGYELSPVLWRKVKGGLSAGRVQSVSVRLIVEREREIQNFKAVATYSVVAEFTNEAGKSFKAKLPKNFNTKKEAEDFLKKNIGSIYKVADLETKPTKKSPTAPFTTSTLQQEAARKLYLPVGITMQLAQRLYEAGLITYMRTDSVNLSKDAMDAAQAEIIKSYGKEFSFPRTFVNKSKGAQEAHEAIRPTDMSRHTVNIDRDQARLYDLIWKRTLASQMSEAKLERTNVKIEANNHDEVFTASGEVLLFEGFLKVYLEGNDDDEEEQEGMLPAMKVNEKLQNNYITATERYSRAAARYTEASLVKKLEELGIGRPSTYAPTISTIINRNYVEKGNLEGQERNYTQLTLQSDKLAEKLLKENTGSDKGKLVPTDIGTIVTDFLVKNFGNILDYNFTAKVEHDFDEIAEGNIEWTKMMQEFYNEFHPTVKDVEANADRESGERILGVDPESGKPVSVRLGKFGPMSQIGDAEDEDKKFASLRHEQNIGNITLEEALNLFLLPKNLGLYKEEEVEVSNGRFGPYVRHGSVFISLPRGEDPLDVSMVRAQELIDEKAIADAPIAIYKGEGVQKGTGRFGPFIKWNGIFINVSKKYDFDNLSQSDIEALIEDKLQKNIDKVLHNWEDEGILVEKARWGRSVITKGKIKIELSKDVDATKLTLVEVQEMIAKKTPAKKVAAKKTTAAKKPAAKKPAVKKK is encoded by the coding sequence ATGGCAAAGAATTTAGTGATAGTTGAGTCCCCTGCAAAGGCGAAAACAATCGAAAAATTTCTAGGAAGTGATTATCAGGTTGAGTCAAGTTATGGACATATCGCCGATTTACCTTCTAAAGAAATTGGGGTTGATGTCGAAAATGGATTTAAACCCAAATACGAAGTTTCTGCAGATAAGAAAGCGTTAGTGTCCAAATTAAAAACCTTAGCTAAAAATGCCGATATGGTTTGGTTAGCAAGTGATGAGGACCGCGAGGGTGAGGCTATTTCTTGGCATTTGGCGGAAGAATTGAAACTTAAAAAAGAGAAAACCAAACGTATTGTTTTTCATGAGATTACCAAAACTGCTATTCTTAAAGCGATTGATAATCCTCGTGAAATTGACTATAATTTAGTTAATGCACAACAAGCTCGTAGAGTCTTGGATCGTTTAGTAGGTTATGAATTGTCTCCAGTACTTTGGAGAAAAGTAAAAGGTGGTTTGTCTGCTGGTCGTGTTCAGTCGGTTTCAGTTCGTTTGATTGTTGAAAGAGAACGTGAAATTCAGAATTTTAAAGCTGTAGCAACGTATTCGGTAGTGGCTGAATTTACTAACGAAGCTGGAAAATCTTTCAAAGCTAAACTTCCAAAAAACTTCAATACTAAAAAAGAGGCCGAAGATTTCTTGAAAAAGAATATCGGTTCTATATATAAGGTAGCAGATTTAGAAACTAAACCTACCAAAAAATCACCAACAGCTCCTTTTACAACTTCAACTTTGCAACAAGAGGCTGCTAGGAAATTATATTTGCCAGTTGGAATCACTATGCAGTTGGCGCAACGTTTATACGAAGCTGGACTTATAACCTATATGAGAACGGATAGTGTGAATTTATCGAAAGATGCTATGGATGCGGCCCAGGCTGAAATCATCAAGTCTTACGGAAAAGAATTTTCGTTTCCACGTACTTTCGTAAACAAAAGCAAAGGTGCACAGGAAGCTCACGAAGCGATTCGTCCTACTGACATGTCACGTCACACGGTGAACATTGATAGAGACCAAGCGCGTTTGTATGATTTGATTTGGAAAAGAACTTTAGCCTCACAAATGAGTGAAGCAAAGCTAGAACGTACCAATGTTAAAATTGAAGCGAATAATCATGATGAAGTTTTTACAGCTTCGGGTGAGGTTTTGCTTTTTGAAGGTTTCTTGAAAGTGTATCTTGAAGGAAATGATGATGACGAAGAAGAGCAAGAAGGAATGTTGCCTGCTATGAAGGTTAACGAAAAATTGCAAAACAATTATATTACTGCAACCGAAAGATATTCGAGAGCAGCTGCACGATATACAGAGGCTTCTTTGGTGAAAAAATTAGAAGAGCTTGGAATTGGGCGTCCATCTACTTATGCACCAACTATTTCTACGATTATCAACAGAAATTATGTTGAAAAAGGGAATTTAGAAGGTCAGGAACGTAATTATACGCAATTGACTTTACAGTCTGATAAATTGGCTGAGAAGTTACTTAAAGAAAATACAGGTTCGGATAAAGGAAAATTAGTACCTACAGATATTGGTACGATTGTTACTGATTTCTTGGTTAAGAATTTTGGTAATATTTTGGATTATAATTTTACTGCGAAAGTAGAACATGATTTTGACGAAATCGCCGAAGGTAACATCGAATGGACTAAAATGATGCAAGAGTTTTACAATGAATTTCATCCAACGGTGAAAGATGTTGAAGCTAATGCTGATAGAGAAAGCGGAGAACGTATACTAGGAGTTGATCCAGAATCTGGTAAACCAGTTTCGGTTCGTTTAGGGAAATTTGGACCAATGTCTCAAATTGGAGATGCCGAAGATGAAGATAAAAAGTTTGCTAGTCTAAGACATGAGCAAAACATTGGTAATATTACTTTAGAAGAAGCTTTGAATTTGTTTTTGCTTCCGAAAAATTTGGGTCTTTATAAAGAAGAAGAAGTAGAAGTAAGTAATGGTCGTTTTGGTCCTTATGTACGACATGGAAGCGTTTTTATTTCCTTGCCAAGAGGAGAAGATCCATTGGATGTTTCAATGGTAAGAGCTCAGGAATTAATTGATGAAAAAGCTATTGCTGATGCGCCAATTGCTATTTATAAAGGAGAAGGTGTGCAAAAAGGTACGGGTCGTTTTGGTCCTTTTATTAAATGGAATGGAATCTTTATAAATGTAAGCAAGAAGTATGATTTTGATAATCTTTCACAATCTGATATTGAAGCTTTAATAGAAGATAAATTACAGAAGAATATTGATAAAGTACTTCATAACTGGGAAGACGAAGGTATATTAGTAGAAAAAGCTCGTTGGGGGCGTTCTGTAATAACAAAAGGCAAAATAAAAATTGAGCTTAGTAAAGATGTTGATGCAACAAAGTTGACATTAGTTGAGGTTCAGGAAATGATTGCCAAAAAAACGCCAGCTAAAAAAGTTGCTGCTAAAAAAACAACAGCAGCCAAGAAGCCTGCTGCTAAGAAACCAGCGGTTAAAAAGAAATAA